The proteins below are encoded in one region of Cyclopterus lumpus isolate fCycLum1 chromosome 8, fCycLum1.pri, whole genome shotgun sequence:
- the LOC117735254 gene encoding uncharacterized protein LOC117735254 — MHWLPLVAMVIASALPFPHDPVSRIAGATTEPGFDDPAARLAADHDFHGNASQADHSLGAALGRHANRQNLRNRRERVKTSADEEASRAERRGTHRSNSNSGGGGGGVDVPTEGGTLGGLEHISRENPPPKDFEADRRDSSRFVDAEDPHRDSSRFVDAEDPHRDSSRFVDAEDPHRDSSRFVDTEDPHRESFRFVDMEDPHRDPAERLLPVSAVEAQIAVGPAASLKGQRGPCPTVPSEKLRDAPRIGTGSTWTPGPTEEAGLGTGLDEMFLDAHPRVLFSPSPSPPEHPPLLLMLETGLLEEDRDAEEQEDMHIEGHGDRAIDRTLSWADSSAATGVARLAKRDKRSHLVDRRRGEKSVCESESVWVTDKKTAIDSHGQKVTILQEIQTQTGPLKQYFYETRCREAEQLVNAGRSRGGGAAAHPPRSVGTGVAGAGCLGVDKKQWVSECKVKQSYVRALTKDANNRTGWRWIRIDSSCVCVLLSRANQAAGREVLTRKGRG, encoded by the coding sequence ATGCACTGGCTTCccctggttgccatggtgattgCCTCGGCCCTGCCATTCCCCCACGACCCCGTGTCCAGGATCGCCGGCGCGACGACGGAGCCCGGCTTTGACGACCCGGCCGCTCGCCTCGCCGCGGACCACGACTTCCACGGAAATGCCTCGCAGGCGGACCACAGCTTGGGCGCCGCGCTCGGCCGTCACGCCAACAGACAGAACCTCCGGAACCGCAGGGAGCGCGTGAAGACCTCCGCGGACGAAGAGGCGTCAAGGGCGGAGCGTCGAGGAACCCACCGATCGAATAGCAACTcgggcggcggcggtggcggcgtgGACGTTCCCACGGAAGGAGGGACGCTCGGGGGGCTTGAGCATATTTCCAGGGAGAATCCTCCACCGAAGGACTTCGAAGCCGACAGGCGGGACTCCTCCAGGTTTGTGGACGCGGAGGACCCCCATCGGGACTCCTCCAGGTTTGTGGACGCGGAGGACCCCCATCGGGACTCCTCCAGGTTTGTGGACGCGGAGGACCCCCATCGGGACTCCTCCAGGTTTGTGGACACGGAGGACCCCCATCGGGAATCCTTCAGGTTTGTGGACATGGAGGACCCCCATCGGGACCCCGCAGAAAGACTGCTGCCGGTTTCTGCGGTGGAAGCCCAGATTGCCGTCGGTCCTGCCGCTAGTCTGAAGGGTCAAAGAGGACCGTGTCCCACGGTTCCCTCGGAGAAGCTGAGAGATGCACCGAGGATCGGGACCGGAAGCACGTGGACCCCGGGGCCGACCGAGGAGGCGGGGCTTGGCACGGGGCTGGACGAGATGTTTCTGGACGCACATCCACGAGTCCTGTTCTCGCCCTCGCCGTCGCCCCCGGAGCACCCGCCCCTCCTGCTCATGTTGGAGACCggcctgctggaggaggacagggacgcggaggagcaggaggacatGCACATCGAGGGTCACGGGGACCGGGCGATCGACAGGACCCTGAGCTGGGCGGACTCTTCGGCCGCCACCGGGGTCGCCCGTCTCGCCAAAAGGGACAAGCGCTCGCACTTGGTcgacaggaggaggggggaaaagtCGGTGTGCGAGTCGGAGAGCGTCTGGGTCACCGACAAGAAGACAGCCATCGACTCCCACGGTCAGAAGGTCACCATCCTGCAGGAGATCCAGACCCAGACGGGACCACTCAAACAGTACTTCTACGAGACTCGCTGTCGCGAGGCCGAGCAGCTCGTCAACGCCGGCCGCTCGAGGGGCGGCGGCGCGGCGGCGCACCCCCCGAGATCCGTCGGGACGGGCGTGGCTGGGGCCGGCTGCTTGGGCGTGGACAAGAAGCAGTGGGTGAGCGAGTGCAAGGTCAAGCAGTCGTACGTCCGGGCGCTCACCAAGGACGCCAACAACCGGACGGGGTGGAGGTGGATCCGCATCGACTCGTCCTGCGTCTGCGTGCTGCTGTCCAGAGCCAATCAGGCGGCGGGGAGGGAGGTCCTGACCAGGAAGGGGAGAGgctga